The Xiphophorus couchianus unplaced genomic scaffold, X_couchianus-1.0 Scaffold1000102, whole genome shotgun sequence genome includes a region encoding these proteins:
- the lrrc39 gene encoding leucine-rich repeat-containing protein 39 isoform X5: protein MAAQRGGGPSSSRPAAAADHSVLVVVGALQPSGPLDFVLRQIEAGLRCWQADLDVAVLDQQLKLFVSRHSAFLSEDVRGQRTLQHRGEVLDTQVVLNPTQSLVCSEVQRLLCDPSRHKLLVLAGQCVESSRELVLQQGGFSSRDLAQILAGDEVVELLGSADPVLKARLTLSCPAHCFWTDSELQNLQVPVCMRINPGPVLPEMEGLQEFTEYLSESLEPGSPFDLLEPPGTAGFLKLSRPCCYVFPGGRGDSAFFAVNGFNVLVNGGSDPRACFWKLVRHLDRVDSVLLTHIGDDNLPGLNALLLRKVAEGNQEDGDNRVRNLVSPELGVVFFNAPGRLKSIRPVPGQLRGCDQAVLALLTLQKLGVTPEPLSRPGGPAVEPLILFQKMGVGRLELYVLNPVRGCKDLEALMQLWPNEADSGAAELPLTCRVSICALLVWHPSRTQDRIVRVLFPGCTPQAKILDALDKLAHLDFLKQPTVSLEALEVSKTQKPLIRQESRESLKSQSKDPRPNGALQKDRRIEVRKPELKTKTKAGGDATSKDAEEKTQIKDADLKPKTTKAAEKPNSKRDGSKEDKKDVKKKDEKVSAASGKKEEASEKKKEAAKKDATSLKTKKEAKPEPKKDNKKEGRTEEKKPAKLLVKEIKRTDGTTSLTGATEQRKATGKTGSVKKGGMLPKKDAFNKETSRKSRSQENQKTLTAEDTTVEFNKLEDANGNRGPKTAGASKETSLNGNQISTTESLEKFHSVETDPVSVASRITRTPKGDLSVNFDLSSAMFRVAEGSPRVRVEKTLELFSPADSAPTSAGHTPFHPSPEDTLGLSSPGARGSSLGFEDYNQAGSCRTSEVSSLREGVENSTSSQDKCSSLLSPARDSSPTMTSMPAEVGSPHSTEVDCSLPVSSEPVPSAGASECANTILPGGPTLNRRCGSGENVRGVSGLPSEVPHNVDLCLVSPCEFQHHPTSGASPDLSDNDPSPPTSACSQETPPTSVSDSLPTATDSDLPPSTEECPSITADLDSDEDSGFLRQASDLPSQHFLRRTGLDPPPAPVKDLPPLPLQRGACMADPEADRALKASGARKKPLQRTTSGSSRSKASSPGSLRTGLNSKPSSRSLPGGSKVTPSRPSGSAGPEGPVVYVDLAYLPSGSASSTVDHGLFKRLRASYYIISGDDPAKEAAMRRILDGLLAGKSTWPDDPVTLIPTFDSLAMHEWYQETHKRQQQLAVTVLGSNSTVAMQDETFPACKVEF, encoded by the exons GTTTGCGCTGCTGGCAGGCGGATCTAGACgttgcggttctggatcagcaGCTAAAGCTCTTCGTGTCGAGACATTCGGCTTTTCTGTCTGAAGACGTCCGAG GTCAGCGGACCCTGCAGCACCGGGGAGAGGTTCTGGACACCCAAGTGGTTCTGAACCCAACCCAGAGCTTGGTCTGCTCAGAG GTCCAGCGGCTCCTCTGCGACCCGTCGCGCCACAAGCTGCTGGTTCTGGCGGGTCAGTGCgtggagagcagcagagagctgGTTCTGCAGCAGGGCGGATTCTCCAGTCGGGATCTGGCCCAGATCCTGGCCGGTGACGAG GTGGTGGAGCTGCTGGGTTCTGCTGACCCGGTTCTGAAGGCCCGTCTCACCCTCAGCTGCCCGGCCCATTGCTTCTGGACCGACTCGGAGCTGCAGAACCTGCAGGTCCCGGTCTGCATGCGGATCAACCCGGGCCCGGTTCTGCCGGAGATGGAGGGCCTGCAGGAGTTCACGGAGTACCTGTCGGAGTCGCTGGAGCCCGGCTCGCCCTTTGACCTCCTGGAGCCGCCTGGCACTGCCGGCTTCCTCAAGCTGTCCCGGCCCTGCTGCTACGTGTTCCCCGGGGGCCGCGGTGACTCCGCCTTCTTTGCCGTCAACGGCTTCAATGTTCTGGTGAACGGCGGCTCAGACCCGCGCGCCTGCTTCTGGAAGCTGGTCCGGCACCTGGACCGAGTCGACTCGGTGCTGCTGACCCACATAGGCGATGACAACCTGCCGGGCCTGAACGCGTTACTGCTCAGGAAGGTGGCCGAGGGGAACCAGGAGGACGGGGATAACCGGGTCAGGAACCTGGTGTCCCCGGAACTCGGCGTGGTGTTCTTCAACGCCCCCGGCAGACTAAAGTCCATCCGTCCAGTACCAGGCCAGCTGCGCGGCTGTGACCAGGCGGTTCTCGCCCTGCTGACCCTCCAGAAGCTGGGAGTGACTCCAGAACCTTTGAGCAGGCCCGGCGGGCCCGCTGTAGAGCCGCTGATCCTGTTCCAGAAGATGGGAGTGGGCCGGCTGGAGCTGTATGTTTTGAACCCGGTCCGCGGGTGCAAGGACCTGGAGGCTCTGATGCAGCTGTGGCCCAACGAAGCCGACTCAGGAGCTGCAGAGCTACCTCTGACCTGCCGGGTGTCCATCTGCGCCTTGCTGGTCTGGCACCCATCCAGAACCCAGGACCGGATTGTCCGAGTTCTCTTCCCCGGCTGCACGCCACAGGCCAAGATCCTGGACGCTCTGGACAAACTCGCTCATCTGGATTTCCTGAAGCAGCCGACTGTCAGTCTGGAGGCACTGGAAGTGTCCAAAACCCAGAAGCCATTGATCCGCCAAGAAAGTCGCGAAAGTCTCAAGTCCCAGTCCAAAGACCCAAGACCCAACGGTGCCTTACAGAAAGACAGACGGATCGAAGTCCGAAAACCTGAGCTGAAGACCAAGACCAAAGCAGGAGGGGACGCCACGTCCAAGGATGCAGAAGAAAAGACCCAGATAAAGGATGCAGATCTGAAACCAAAGACCACAAAAGCTGCTGAGAAACCAAATTCAAAGAGGGATGGATCAAAGGAGGATAAGAAGGATGTGAAGAAGAAGGACGAGAAGGTGTCTGCTGCTTCTGGCAAGAAAGAAGAGGCCTCTGAAAAGAAGAAGGAAGCTGCAAAGAAGGACGCCACAAGTCTGAAGACCAAGAAGGAAGcgaaaccagaaccaaagaaaGACAACAAGAAGGAAGGTAGAACCGAGGAGAAGAAACCTGCAAAGTTACTggttaaagaaataaagagaacCGATGGAACCACTTCCTTAACCGGAGCTACTGAACAAAGGAAAGCTACGGGTAAAACCGGGAGTGTGAAAAAGGGTGGGATGCTTCCAAAGAAAGATGCCTTCAACAAGGAGACGAGTAGGAAGTCGAGATCCCAGGAAAACCAGAAGACTTTAACTGCCGAGGACACTACAGTGGAGTTTAACAAACTGGAGGATGCCAACGGGAACAGAGGCCCAAAAACTGCTGGGGCATCCAAGGAGACTTCCCTCAATGGGAACCAGATCTCCACCACAGAGAGTCTAGAGAAGTTCCACTCTGTTGAGACGGATCCGGTTAGCGTCGCCTCACGTATCACCAGAACACCAAAAGGTGACCTCAGCGTGAACTTTGACCTTAGTTCAGCAATGTTCCGGGTTGCAGAGGGTTCCCCCAGAGTCCGGGTAGAGAAGACTCTGGAGCTGTTTTCTCCTGCAGACTCTGCTCCAACCAGTGCCGGACACACTCCCTTCCACCCGTCCCCTGAAGACACGCTGGGTCTCAGCAGCCCGGGCGCCCGGGGATCCAGTCTGGGCTTTGAAGACTACAACCAGGCCGGATCATGCAGAACCTCGGAGGTCAGCTCTCTGCGGGAAGGTGTGGAGAACTCCACATCCTCTCAGGATAAATGCTCCAGCCTCCTGAGTCCGGCCAGGGACTCCTCCCCCACCATGACGTCCATGCCGGCGGAGGTCGGCTCCCCCCACTCCACCGAGGTTGATTGTTCCCTCCCGGTCTCCTCAGAGCCGGTCCCCTCTGCCGGTGCCTCAGAATGCGCCAACACGATTCTTCCCGGTGGGCCCACCCTGAACAGACGCTGTGGTTCCGGGGAGAATGTCCGTGGGGTATCGGGACTCCCCTCTGAGGTTCCCCACAATGTTGACCTCTGCCTGGTGTCTCCTTGTGAGTTCCAGCACCACCCGACTTCCGGTGCCTCACCAGACTTATCCGACAATGACCCCTCCCCTCCCACCTCGGCCTGCAGCCAGGAGACCCCACCCACATCGGTCAGCGACTCCCTGCCTACCGCCACGGACTCCGACTTGCCCCCCAGCACCGAGGAGTGTCCCTCCATCACCGCTGACCTGGACTCTGATGAAGACTCCGGCTTCCTCCGTCAGGCCAGTGATCTTCCCAGTCAGCACTTCCTGCGGCGGACGGGACTCGACCCGCCACCTGCACCGGTTAAAGACCTGCCCCCTCTGCCGCTGCAGCGTGGCGCCTGCATGGCCGACCCCGAGGCTGACCGAGCCCTTAAGGCGTCCGGCGCCAGAAAGAAGCCTCTGCAGAGAACCACGTCAGGAAGCAGCCGGTCCAAAGCCAGTTCCCCCGGCTCCCTGAGGACCGGCCTCAACTCCAAACCTTCGTCACGGAGTTTGCCTGGTGGATCCAAGGTCACGCCTTCAAGACCGTCAG GTTCTGCTGGTCCTGAAGGTCCTGTGGTTTACGTGGACCTGGCTTACCTGCCGTCTGGCTCCGCCTCCTCCACCGTCGACCACGGCCTGTTCAAACGCTTGCGTGCTTCATATTACATCATCAGCGGCGACGACCCGGCGAAGGAGGCGGCGATGAGGAGGATCCTAGACGGCCTGCTGGCGGGGAAGAGCACCTGGCCCGACGATCCG GTGACCCTCATCCCCACCTTTGACTCGCTGGCCATGCACGAGTGGTACCAGGAGACGCACaagcggcagcagcagctggcgGTGACGGTGCTGGGCAGCAACAGCACCGTCGCCATGCAGGACGAGACCTTCCCCGCCTGCAAGGTGGAGTTCTGA
- the lrrc39 gene encoding leucine-rich repeat-containing protein 39 isoform X4, with protein sequence MKPSTRLHRTLPVFMFLTPPTRAVLSVNVRNDVGCKQSVMAAQRGGGPSSSRPAAAADHSVLVVVGALQPSGPLDFVLRQIEAGLRCWQADLDVAVLDQQLKLFVSRHSAFLSEDVRGQRTLQHRGEVLDTQVVLNPTQSLVCSEVQRLLCDPSRHKLLVLAGQCVESSRELVLQQGGFSSRDLAQILAGDEVVELLGSADPVLKARLTLSCPAHCFWTDSELQNLQVPVCMRINPGPVLPEMEGLQEFTEYLSESLEPGSPFDLLEPPGTAGFLKLSRPCCYVFPGGRGDSAFFAVNGFNVLVNGGSDPRACFWKLVRHLDRVDSVLLTHIGDDNLPGLNALLLRKVAEGNQEDGDNRVRNLVSPELGVVFFNAPGRLKSIRPVPGQLRGCDQAVLALLTLQKLGVTPEPLSRPGGPAVEPLILFQKMGVGRLELYVLNPVRGCKDLEALMQLWPNEADSGAAELPLTCRVSICALLVWHPSRTQDRIVRVLFPGCTPQAKILDALDKLAHLDFLKQPTVSLEALEVSKTQKPLIRQESRESLKSQSKDPRPNGALQKDRRIEVRKPELKTKTKAGGDATSKDAEEKTQIKDADLKPKTTKAAEKPNSKRDGSKEDKKDVKKKDEKVSAASGKKEEASEKKKEAAKKDATSLKTKKEAKPEPKKDNKKEGRTEEKKPAKLLVKEIKRTDGTTSLTGATEQRKATGKTGSVKKGGMLPKKDAFNKETSRKSRSQENQKTLTAEDTTVEFNKLEDANGNRGPKTAGASKETSLNGNQISTTESLEKFHSVETDPVSVASRITRTPKGDLSVNFDLSSAMFRVAEGSPRVRVEKTLELFSPADSAPTSAGHTPFHPSPEDTLGLSSPGARGSSLGFEDYNQAGSCRTSEVSSLREGVENSTSSQDKCSSLLSPARDSSPTMTSMPAEVGSPHSTEVDCSLPVSSEPVPSAGASECANTILPGGPTLNRRCGSGENVRGVSGLPSEVPHNVDLCLVSPCEFQHHPTSGASPDLSDNDPSPPTSACSQETPPTSVSDSLPTATDSDLPPSTEECPSITADLDSDEDSGFLRQASDLPSQHFLRRTGLDPPPAPVKDLPPLPLQRGACMADPEADRALKASGARKKPLQRTTSGSSRSKASSPGSLRTGLNSKPSSRSLPGGSKVTPSRPSGSAGPEGPVVYVDLAYLPSGSASSTVDHGLFKRLRASYYIISGDDPAKEAAMRRILDGLLAGKSTWPDDPVTLIPTFDSLAMHEWYQETHKRQQQLAVTVLGSNSTVAMQDETFPACKVEF encoded by the exons GTTTGCGCTGCTGGCAGGCGGATCTAGACgttgcggttctggatcagcaGCTAAAGCTCTTCGTGTCGAGACATTCGGCTTTTCTGTCTGAAGACGTCCGAG GTCAGCGGACCCTGCAGCACCGGGGAGAGGTTCTGGACACCCAAGTGGTTCTGAACCCAACCCAGAGCTTGGTCTGCTCAGAG GTCCAGCGGCTCCTCTGCGACCCGTCGCGCCACAAGCTGCTGGTTCTGGCGGGTCAGTGCgtggagagcagcagagagctgGTTCTGCAGCAGGGCGGATTCTCCAGTCGGGATCTGGCCCAGATCCTGGCCGGTGACGAG GTGGTGGAGCTGCTGGGTTCTGCTGACCCGGTTCTGAAGGCCCGTCTCACCCTCAGCTGCCCGGCCCATTGCTTCTGGACCGACTCGGAGCTGCAGAACCTGCAGGTCCCGGTCTGCATGCGGATCAACCCGGGCCCGGTTCTGCCGGAGATGGAGGGCCTGCAGGAGTTCACGGAGTACCTGTCGGAGTCGCTGGAGCCCGGCTCGCCCTTTGACCTCCTGGAGCCGCCTGGCACTGCCGGCTTCCTCAAGCTGTCCCGGCCCTGCTGCTACGTGTTCCCCGGGGGCCGCGGTGACTCCGCCTTCTTTGCCGTCAACGGCTTCAATGTTCTGGTGAACGGCGGCTCAGACCCGCGCGCCTGCTTCTGGAAGCTGGTCCGGCACCTGGACCGAGTCGACTCGGTGCTGCTGACCCACATAGGCGATGACAACCTGCCGGGCCTGAACGCGTTACTGCTCAGGAAGGTGGCCGAGGGGAACCAGGAGGACGGGGATAACCGGGTCAGGAACCTGGTGTCCCCGGAACTCGGCGTGGTGTTCTTCAACGCCCCCGGCAGACTAAAGTCCATCCGTCCAGTACCAGGCCAGCTGCGCGGCTGTGACCAGGCGGTTCTCGCCCTGCTGACCCTCCAGAAGCTGGGAGTGACTCCAGAACCTTTGAGCAGGCCCGGCGGGCCCGCTGTAGAGCCGCTGATCCTGTTCCAGAAGATGGGAGTGGGCCGGCTGGAGCTGTATGTTTTGAACCCGGTCCGCGGGTGCAAGGACCTGGAGGCTCTGATGCAGCTGTGGCCCAACGAAGCCGACTCAGGAGCTGCAGAGCTACCTCTGACCTGCCGGGTGTCCATCTGCGCCTTGCTGGTCTGGCACCCATCCAGAACCCAGGACCGGATTGTCCGAGTTCTCTTCCCCGGCTGCACGCCACAGGCCAAGATCCTGGACGCTCTGGACAAACTCGCTCATCTGGATTTCCTGAAGCAGCCGACTGTCAGTCTGGAGGCACTGGAAGTGTCCAAAACCCAGAAGCCATTGATCCGCCAAGAAAGTCGCGAAAGTCTCAAGTCCCAGTCCAAAGACCCAAGACCCAACGGTGCCTTACAGAAAGACAGACGGATCGAAGTCCGAAAACCTGAGCTGAAGACCAAGACCAAAGCAGGAGGGGACGCCACGTCCAAGGATGCAGAAGAAAAGACCCAGATAAAGGATGCAGATCTGAAACCAAAGACCACAAAAGCTGCTGAGAAACCAAATTCAAAGAGGGATGGATCAAAGGAGGATAAGAAGGATGTGAAGAAGAAGGACGAGAAGGTGTCTGCTGCTTCTGGCAAGAAAGAAGAGGCCTCTGAAAAGAAGAAGGAAGCTGCAAAGAAGGACGCCACAAGTCTGAAGACCAAGAAGGAAGcgaaaccagaaccaaagaaaGACAACAAGAAGGAAGGTAGAACCGAGGAGAAGAAACCTGCAAAGTTACTggttaaagaaataaagagaacCGATGGAACCACTTCCTTAACCGGAGCTACTGAACAAAGGAAAGCTACGGGTAAAACCGGGAGTGTGAAAAAGGGTGGGATGCTTCCAAAGAAAGATGCCTTCAACAAGGAGACGAGTAGGAAGTCGAGATCCCAGGAAAACCAGAAGACTTTAACTGCCGAGGACACTACAGTGGAGTTTAACAAACTGGAGGATGCCAACGGGAACAGAGGCCCAAAAACTGCTGGGGCATCCAAGGAGACTTCCCTCAATGGGAACCAGATCTCCACCACAGAGAGTCTAGAGAAGTTCCACTCTGTTGAGACGGATCCGGTTAGCGTCGCCTCACGTATCACCAGAACACCAAAAGGTGACCTCAGCGTGAACTTTGACCTTAGTTCAGCAATGTTCCGGGTTGCAGAGGGTTCCCCCAGAGTCCGGGTAGAGAAGACTCTGGAGCTGTTTTCTCCTGCAGACTCTGCTCCAACCAGTGCCGGACACACTCCCTTCCACCCGTCCCCTGAAGACACGCTGGGTCTCAGCAGCCCGGGCGCCCGGGGATCCAGTCTGGGCTTTGAAGACTACAACCAGGCCGGATCATGCAGAACCTCGGAGGTCAGCTCTCTGCGGGAAGGTGTGGAGAACTCCACATCCTCTCAGGATAAATGCTCCAGCCTCCTGAGTCCGGCCAGGGACTCCTCCCCCACCATGACGTCCATGCCGGCGGAGGTCGGCTCCCCCCACTCCACCGAGGTTGATTGTTCCCTCCCGGTCTCCTCAGAGCCGGTCCCCTCTGCCGGTGCCTCAGAATGCGCCAACACGATTCTTCCCGGTGGGCCCACCCTGAACAGACGCTGTGGTTCCGGGGAGAATGTCCGTGGGGTATCGGGACTCCCCTCTGAGGTTCCCCACAATGTTGACCTCTGCCTGGTGTCTCCTTGTGAGTTCCAGCACCACCCGACTTCCGGTGCCTCACCAGACTTATCCGACAATGACCCCTCCCCTCCCACCTCGGCCTGCAGCCAGGAGACCCCACCCACATCGGTCAGCGACTCCCTGCCTACCGCCACGGACTCCGACTTGCCCCCCAGCACCGAGGAGTGTCCCTCCATCACCGCTGACCTGGACTCTGATGAAGACTCCGGCTTCCTCCGTCAGGCCAGTGATCTTCCCAGTCAGCACTTCCTGCGGCGGACGGGACTCGACCCGCCACCTGCACCGGTTAAAGACCTGCCCCCTCTGCCGCTGCAGCGTGGCGCCTGCATGGCCGACCCCGAGGCTGACCGAGCCCTTAAGGCGTCCGGCGCCAGAAAGAAGCCTCTGCAGAGAACCACGTCAGGAAGCAGCCGGTCCAAAGCCAGTTCCCCCGGCTCCCTGAGGACCGGCCTCAACTCCAAACCTTCGTCACGGAGTTTGCCTGGTGGATCCAAGGTCACGCCTTCAAGACCGTCAG GTTCTGCTGGTCCTGAAGGTCCTGTGGTTTACGTGGACCTGGCTTACCTGCCGTCTGGCTCCGCCTCCTCCACCGTCGACCACGGCCTGTTCAAACGCTTGCGTGCTTCATATTACATCATCAGCGGCGACGACCCGGCGAAGGAGGCGGCGATGAGGAGGATCCTAGACGGCCTGCTGGCGGGGAAGAGCACCTGGCCCGACGATCCG GTGACCCTCATCCCCACCTTTGACTCGCTGGCCATGCACGAGTGGTACCAGGAGACGCACaagcggcagcagcagctggcgGTGACGGTGCTGGGCAGCAACAGCACCGTCGCCATGCAGGACGAGACCTTCCCCGCCTGCAAGGTGGAGTTCTGA